The window TTGGAGCCTCCAGGCCTGTTCCTTGAGCATACACCTCATCTGTgggggacaccagggcacttCCTAGCTCTGGAGCTGGATGCACACCGGTGCTCCCCGAGCCCTTCACCTGTCAGTGGggtcaggagctggcagggaacaGGGTGCTGGGATGGTTCCTCCACAGCTGAGTTACAGCCCATCGGAGTTCATCCAAGAAGCAGTGGCAGTCTCCTAGGCCAGGACCTCATGATTTGCATTTGCATGTACTTATTCACAACCAGCTCCCCATGGGGAGGTTTCTATGGCAAAGGAACCAAAAGCATATGGAGGAATAAACacagatcccacagctgctcagCTGAACCAGGCTGTTTCAAGCCATGCTTTatctccagctcctggagtTGCCAGCGATTAGCATAGAATTCCCCTGCAAGGGGCTGGATGTCTCTTCCTCATCCTGCTGGGTAGCACAGCTCAGACCaaaagcagggctggaaagAGGCTGCACAGATCCTCCCTGGGGCTcggccaggagctctgcagggaggagctgtgtcaggggtgCGCTGCACACTGGGGGTCTTGCCTCATTTTGCAGGGGTGCCACTGTTTTGGAGAAGCTGTGAAGATGCCTTGATGCAGAGCTCTAGGGACACACTGCTCAGAGCCAAAGACCAAATGCTTAGTgccccttttccttctttctagGTATGCACTGGCTCACCAGGCAGCTCCAAGGCTTCATTTAAATCCTTTGTGCCCGACTTTTCTTCTTGGCACAGAGCAGAGTGCTGCTATGGTTAAACTGTAAGAGTTTAAGCAGATCTTGCTGAcatttgaaatgcttttcatttttgctgaaaggtattttggaaggaaaagaagaaaaaattaataccaTCTCTTGCACAACAGGGGAGGAAACTGAGTGCTGAGCCTGGGGCCTGATGGtaaatggagttacatccagctgggGCCGGTCACTactggtgttccccagggctcagtactggggccagtcctgttcaatgtctttattgattatctggatgaggggatcgagGGCACCCCCAGGAATTTCACAGATGACATTAAGCTGGGTGGaaatgttgatctgctggagggaaggaaggctCAGTAGAGGGATCTGGACCAGCCCCTTGCAGCACAAAGGGTGGCAGCCTACCACAAATGAACACccatatttctctttctttaaaggAATGAACAACTCTCACCAACATGAATGGTACCTGATCCTCTCCCACACTGCTCAGGCACTGCATGAGGACTCCTGGTCCATATTCTTGCAGTGCCTGGGCTGCTGGCTCAATCTGTGACCAACCCAGATACTCAGACTCTGAAGTGCTTCACGCTCATGTCCAAGAGAACTCTTTATTATGTTTACATAGAGCATGAGCAACATGGAAAACACTAGAAATACTGCAtcagtggtttggtttttgggcAGCATTGGAAATGGCGATGCAGCTGCTCACGTCATGTCTGTATTACGAGGTATGCAATATGCCACGAGGAGCCAAAGCTTTGAGCTTTGCTGTGGGAAGTGCCCATCTCTGGCACATTCACTGCTTGCTCCTCTAGTGCCACAGTTAGGTGCTTAGCTTGTCAGCTTTTCCTCAATTTCACTTGGAACTTGTAATTGTAGTACCTTGGAACTTGTAATTTTAGTACAAAAGCACAGTTTTTGAAACCAATCCTACTAATCCACAAGACCAttctccctcccttttctcccccctcctcccatcccatcccaactCATCCCATCCCCCATGCTCCCACCAACACAtaccttcttcccctccctctcaccCCGGTCACACAGCAAATATCCTGATGCTGCAGTTCCAAGCCATGTGTCCGCCCCAGCCTATGTGATCCAATGGTCTCTGACCAGGTCCCTTTGTTCAGACGTTCATACAAAACAcacaataggaaaaaaacaaaacaaaaggagcCAGACACAAGAGGGAGACACACTGCCGGGCTCCAGCTCTGGCCTCTTCAACTAAGCTCCACAGCAGCTAGGCTCTTGGGGTACCTCCTTCCACACTCAAGGCTGCAGGTCCCAAGGTTTCCAAGGTGCataggaaaaggaagaaaggaagtaAACTACAAGCCTGTTTCTGTTTTAGGTTCCCCCCCATCCCTTTCCCTCAACCCAATGGCTGCTGGAGGATATTCTTGACTCCGACAGGTCTTTTCCCGTCTTCCAGTGAGACCCTGCCTGGGGACCAGGTTCACTGTAAGTCACTGGTTCCTCTCTGGAACGTGGGCGATGGGTTTGGCAGCGAGGGGAGGGAGCGGAGCACGTTGTGGGGGGACGACAGGCTTTTATCTCACAGTAGGTTGGGGGGGAGATGTCAGGAAAGGCGAGAGAAAAAGAGCCAAAGGAAGCCGGCTAAGCTGGCCTTCTGCTTGATGTTTGTACTCGAAACTGCTCCTTGGGGTGGCTTCAGTGTGCCAGCGCCGGCCTGTTGTTCAGTCACCTCTcgcagccctgctgagaaaaAGCACGTGGCGGGGTGCTTCCGGCTGCTTCATCCTCTGGCTGGCTGCCCTCGTGCCCGCCGGCGATCTCAGAGTCGCAGTCAAGCGCCTCATAGATGGTAGGCAGCGTGGTCTGCTGGCTGAGCCGCTTGCGCAGGCCCACGAGCAGCGGCTGCGGCATGGAGGAGACGTCCACGTTGTTGCCGAGGTCAACCCAGGCCAGGCAAGGGAACTTGTTCATGTCCTTCATGGTGTCAGTCAGCTCCTTCATGGTCGCCCGCGTCAGCCGGTTGCCGTTGAGGGAAAGGTGGGTGAGCTTGGGGAGCGCCCAgaggaagggcagcagcaggcGCACCATGTCATCGTTCAGCTCGGTGAAGCTCAGGTCCACGGAGGTGAGGTGGTCCCCGTTGTTCTGCAGGTAGTAGGCCATGCGGTGGACATCCCGCATGGTCAGGGGGATCCCCGACAAATCCATGGAGTCCTGGCTCACCTTCTTCTGCAGGCTGGTCTTCAGGCTGATTatggaaaaggggagagagatCATTAAGGGAAGCACTCCCATCCATCTCACCCAAGAGAGAGAGCGCTTGTGACAGGGGAGGACTCGTTAACAGCAGGGGCTAGAACATTAAGTAAAGGGTTAATAGAGCTTATAGGGGAAACAAGCATTTACACCATACCTCAGGGCCGGCTGTCCTGGGGCTTTCCTGTGTGTTCTCAGCACCTATACATGAACTTTGCCAGAACTGGCTAAACACAGGATGCTAAAGTGTCTTCCACCAGCAGATTTCAAAGGgtttgtctgtctgtgtgtgtacgGACGCTCATGcatagaaagcaaaaataaccaAGGCAAGCAAACTTTCAAAGTGCACTGGTTTGCACTATGTGGGGGCTGTTTGTGAGCCACCTCTCCAGGTGAATGCCAAGGTCTGCCACAAACAGactgtgctgcagaggagagCAGTGTTAAATGGCTGAAAAACTGATATTTTACCAGGAAAACAACCAATAGGCAAACTGCACTCCAGGAGTGGATTTACTGCATGTCCCTTTAAGCTTTCACAACCAGCACTTAGTCAGTAAGCAGCACCAGTGGCTGCCTATTTGGGTCTCTGTGGTCAGCAGATCATCTGGGATCTGCTGCAGCTGTGAGGAGGCGGGGAGGGCATAAGGGTGCTCAGAGATGGCTTCAGCCATTTCTTTTGCTGTCTGCCTGGCAAGCGGAGAGAGGAGGAGGTAGGCAAGCTGTACAGCAGGCAAAGCTGTGTTATGGGGCTGTTGGGAATGCAAAGGGAGTGGGGAGTGGACTGTTATAATGAACTGTGGGTTTGTGAGAGTGCTGTGAGAagtgggagctgtggggctACAGGAGCTGGTGGGGACACTTTGCAAAACTGAGTAGAAAGTGTGTGTTGGTGTAACATAGAAGAACCTAATCCCTTAGTGTAAATTATGTTAGTCTTGCTGCTCTTTCAGACACATCTAGCTCTAAGGACACGGGAGCCTTAGTAGGACCCCAGTTGTGTGCTCAGGGGGTCTGTAAGTGCCTTGTTGAGCTTGGGAGGATCAGGGTGGGTTAAGAATTAACCACCACTTCGAAGGTCCCCACTCTTCCTATCTGGCTCTCTGTAGTGTCCTGCACTCCTGTGGCACAGCCAGTCCCTGAAAGCAATGGGTTCATGGGGACATGCAATTTCCTCGGAGGAGGCTGCAGCACCGCAGGAGCTCCCGTGGCAGGTGAGAATGTCCCTACGAGCCTTAGGACTGCCAGGCTCTTCTGTAGTTGTGGAGAGGATGTGATGCTGCCTCTACAGCTTTGCTTTACACATGCAGTTCACGGCATCCTGGAAATTTCAGTCCTTAATAATCCCCTATGAGCATGTGTTAACATGAATGAATAAATGGGCATCAGGTCAGGCAACAGCCCTTTGTGGACACGTTCAACACTGGCAAACCTGTAGCTGTGCTTCGTGGTAGGAGCGTGAGGTGGAAAGACCTCATGGCCTGCCCTGTCAATTCTTAAGCCCACAAATTCCTGCTCTGGGTTTAGTAGCACTTTGCCCAGGTTATTTCTATGTGCCCCTGTGTTTCCCATGGGCATTTACTGTGCCAGGCTGAGGCTGTATCTGCAAGCGTGCATTCAAACTAATGAGCTCTCATGGTAGAGAAGTAATAACAGCATGGATTAGCTTGTATTCAGACCCTAAAGTATTGTAAGTAAAATGTATTACTTACTAAATATTTACACTTTAGATGACTCACACTTCTCGTGAGTGGATCGCAGGAGGGGTAAGGGGAGCAGTGCTTGTCTGTACTGTCAAACAGCAGAGACTGATGTCCTGGAGAACTGGTTTGAAAGCACACAAGGGAGGTCTCCACAGGGCCTCCACTTGAAGATGGTATTTGATATCTTTCCAATATCAGGGCCCCAGAGATGAGACTGTGAAGAATTAATCTACCATGTTGCTTGTAGCAGTGGTGCAGTTCTTTTAGCTGTAGCAGTAGCAGTTGTGCATGCTGTGGTGACACTGAGCAAGCCTCCCTTTTCCTACAAATCCAAGGGATCCTTGAGATCAGCCTAggctgcctgggagctgcattTCTTTTAACTCTCCAGAAAAACAATGTCTGTGGTTTTCTGGTATAGTTTGTCACCAACCACTGGCAGTGGTGTAGCACAATCGACCACAAAAGAGGGTTCAACTTGTATGAAGTCTATCAGGGACCAGCCTCAAAGCTGGAAGAGTCTCAGGTTATCCCTTTAGCTGTGTTTTAACTGGGTGTTTAATATGGAGTactttttttccatcaaaaccAAGCATCAAATGCACAGTGAAGGTATGCATTCATACTGGTCAGGTTAAGCAGAGAGAAATGAAACTTCTGTGAACCTGAGTGCATGGTGGAAACAGTCCCCTATATCCATAAGGGGCTGGTACAAGAGATACAGAAGCCTTCTCTGGCCTCTATGGGTTTAAAATAAGACTTTGTTGGGAGTGTGGGGGAAGAAAGCATAAACAAGCATAGAAGCAAGACTGTAACCACTTCAGTGCCCATTTTGTGTAAATGTGAGCCTGTGGCTCCTGGGAATTTTCTTCCCCATCGCTGTCAAGCCATGGCAGATTCTGGGGGGGTGGGGGACACAGAAAGGAGGCACAAGcgtagggacaccttccccagccccaagccTTGTCTCGGTCTATGCAAAGCCTCCTCAAACCTTCCTTTCTGTAAAGCTACAAGGCACAAGCCCAGTTTGGTCTGGGGATGGGGACCACTGGAGGGCACGTCTGAGCCGGCACCGCTCCTGCTGCCGGCCCTCAGCATTCAGGTGCCGTTTTTCCTTCCGcgtctgcagcagcagctttctttTCTTAACAGGGGGCAGGTCTGAATGGCTCTTGGGGTCCCCTTTACAGTGACTTGGCTCTGAGTGCAGACAGTGATAAGTGAGGGGAAATGTCTGAAAGACAAAAGCAATGtgctctctgtctctctccGCCCGTTAAGCCTCCCCTCCTGTTGACTGCTGTGCAGGGACTGCAGTAATAAGTCACGGATCGTGCTCTGACCAGAGCAGGTACCTtctgctgctctccccagcAACGAGCCAATACCCCAAGGAGGCTTTAATCGAGCAGACAAATTATCTTCCCATAATTGATTCTGCAGACTGGACTGCTCCCGGCTGAATGTGCTTAAACCCTCctgtcctgtgccagagccCGCCCTCCCTTCTTTGCtggcttgtttttctttcctttcctgtgtTTTTGCTGCTTCCTTTTGCCCTCATTGCCGTACCTGCCAGGGTGACTCTGGGCCTCCTGTCCCAGCACTCTGGGCTCCTCCTGTGCTTAAATTGTTCTCTTGCCTATAAAAATGCCTCTTGTAGGGATGATGTGTCTGTAGGAGCCTCGTCCTGGTAGACATAAGCCCCCGTGCTGCAGCCAGGCTCTCTGGTAAGTGCTGAAGCATGAGATCTGACACCCCATGCATGCTGTGAACCCTGGCAGCCTCCTCCTCACCTCCTTGGTGTTTCTGTTCAGCTCCAAGAGGTGCAGCTAAATACCATCCCTAGgaagagcccagcacagctggccACTCCTCCTCTATTGCTTTAGAGGTAAATGTACTTGCTGACAGAAAAGGGTCAGGGAGACGTGGGTAGGTGCTTGACTGAATTATCTGACACTTgtttttggaggggttttttgagCTCTTTTAAGCTCTACTTCTCAGGGAGTGtgagggggtggggggcaggaTACACAGGACACTGAGCTCTCAGTCGCTTGTGCAGCAGCTGAGAAAATGCTAGGCTTACTTCCAGGGAAATGGGTCATCTATTATCCCCTAATTTCTGCAAGTGAAATAGGCTTAAAGATTGCTTCAGCTgcagaaggtttttttcctttgtgtgagACACAACAGCTACTTAGAAATGTGGCTCTTGATGCCCGTGGGACTTGTAGACAGAGGGCTGCAGAAACACTAGGAGCTGGATTAACCTCATGCTACCACAAATGGTGCTCTGGGCAGATTTATAATTGGGGGGATTTGCATCTGACAAGGATCTGGACTCTGGATTCAGGGAAGCAGACTGTGTTTGTATTATCTGCAGCAAACTTAGAGAGGAAACAAACCACCACTCCCTCAGATGCTGGAAAAATGGCTGTAAGTGAGAAATTCTGTGAAACTTTGAGCAAGAAACAAGGGCAATCAGCAGTCCATCCCCTACTGCCTGTCTGGGGATGCAGCATCCAGAGGGGAAAGTTGCCAGCTCAGATTCCTGTTTATAAGGAATCAACACTCTGCTTGCAACCCCTGTCCAGCCCTGCTGAGGGATGAGAGCTCTTGGAGGTACATCTCCCTGTTTTGCTCATGTGAAAGAAGTTCTTACTTCCATTGTTCCCAGCTCCTATCTTAGGGTCAGGCCTTCCTCCTAAGGATGTGCAGGCAGTCCTCCTTCCACCCTCACTGCCAATCATGCATTCCTaggtgccagctctgctcttcagTGGGCATTAGCCAGCAGTCCCCTGGCCACGTGAGATCCACCCAGGATCAGTGCAGACAGAGCAGAGGCCTGAGGGACCTGCAGGTGTCAGAAGAAACCCCCTTTCTCTCAGTGAGAAGtgtgggctgggaaggggatgaAACCATCTTGTGCCTCCCCTGGCTTTATTTTGGGATAAAAATCTTCTGCCTCCTGAGAACTCAGCTAGCATAAGCAAATTCAGAGTGTTTTGAGATGGAAAAATTAGGAGACTTGAAATTAATTGCTAGTTGTTTGTCTTGAGGACCTGTCCCAAGGGAACTAACCCTTAGGCCATCTTCCAGGTCCTTCTTTGAGTCCATGAAGCTGCAGGCTCAGCACATTTCTTTTATTACCATTGAATCCCTTCATTTTCTTGCTCATCAGCTAAATTCTTTGGTGGCTGCGGGGAAGGGGTGTAATGGCTCTTGAGTGTTGCCCTGTTGGGACTTGCAGCAGTCACAGCAGTGTTTGGCCTGTTGTTAGCTTTGTGGGGTTTGGAGGAGCTTGTTCAGCCCAGGAATGTTCAGGTTCCTGGAGTCCCAGCCTCACTTCCTTGTCTCCATGCTATGGAGAGAGACTGGGAGGAGACAGTAAGAGTCAGACAGGATTTCAGCAGTGAGGGATGTCTACCACTCCCTGCCTGTTTCTCTGGAGAATTACCagctttctccccctccttttatttttacatttaatttgtCTCCAAATGTAAAACTTTCCTGATGCCAGAAACTCCCATTCCTGTGCATCCCCTTCATCATTAACAGGCACTGCCAGTAGTGGCTAATTAGCCATGAGTTAGGTATCTCTTGGCTGCTCTTCCTTGCATAGAACCTTGTGACAGGCATGTCTGGATGGCTTCCCTGCTTTCAGCAGTGATTTAGGGGATGGATTCTGAGCTTTTTAATTGCCTATTTAGCATAATCTGCTTGCTTTGCTTCTCTGTGGCACAgggtgctgctgtgcagggctggctTGAGCTGCCTCTAGTGCaacatgaaaaaggaaagagaagcctCAAAAGTACAGACTACCCCAACTCGAGCTGATCTGAGGCTGGGCCTGACACTGCTGTAAAGATGGAGGCAGTGCACAAATAGGCCACTTCCA of the Pseudopipra pipra isolate bDixPip1 chromosome 18, bDixPip1.hap1, whole genome shotgun sequence genome contains:
- the LRRC75B gene encoding leucine-rich repeat-containing protein 75B: MGSRLSRQSSLEEESGEEPCPGRLEGGRGDFHLSSLLLHPQKLPGVLRKASPAPYVRRVGWLREIQATIREHKREHAVHILRLLRKDLGLEGTFLNEVLYKNATFLNLVDPISHDLLMSLARDLQCPKKEYDPWKSSDRICRQLIYHLTPHSKWHRHGMPRRKSQVCLKTSLQKKVSQDSMDLSGIPLTMRDVHRMAYYLQNNGDHLTSVDLSFTELNDDMVRLLLPFLWALPKLTHLSLNGNRLTRATMKELTDTMKDMNKFPCLAWVDLGNNVDVSSMPQPLLVGLRKRLSQQTTLPTIYEALDCDSEIAGGHEGSQPEDEAAGSTPPRAFSQQGCER